A genomic segment from Clostridium pasteurianum BC1 encodes:
- a CDS encoding MFS transporter, with the protein MSRCWNFAYSYEKVTLTSTFFNGAVRPPISAIITDILPPDKRKLGFSLQYLGINLGVSLGPIVAGFLFKNYLPILFLGDAITSFIAVSLVVINIKETNLKNINKVEALAEKKESENILQVLLQRPEIIAFLLIYIIYSAVYTQHIFSMPLMLNKLYMDRGAQLFGLLMSVNALTVITLTVIISNITKKLHALSNVIIAGILYAVGFGMIGIVKSFPLFVVSTVLWTIGEILIVTNFGTYVANNSPANFRARFSAVGSLSWALGSTLGTSLMGKYISMMSIDMVWPLTFVLSCISSLLMFGLYTYSKRKDSVSSAASVDSSMS; encoded by the coding sequence ATTTCTAGATGCTGGAATTTTGCATATAGCTATGAAAAAGTTACTTTAACTTCAACCTTTTTCAATGGGGCAGTGAGACCTCCTATAAGCGCAATAATAACGGATATATTACCCCCGGACAAAAGGAAGCTTGGCTTTTCACTTCAGTATCTTGGAATTAACCTGGGAGTGTCCTTGGGGCCAATTGTAGCTGGATTTTTATTTAAAAATTATCTTCCAATATTGTTTCTAGGAGATGCCATAACATCATTTATAGCCGTGTCGCTTGTGGTAATAAACATTAAGGAAACCAATCTTAAAAATATTAATAAAGTGGAGGCTTTAGCAGAAAAAAAAGAGTCCGAGAATATTCTTCAGGTTCTTTTACAAAGACCTGAAATTATTGCTTTTTTGCTTATATATATAATTTACAGTGCTGTATATACTCAACACATTTTTTCTATGCCATTGATGCTAAACAAGCTATATATGGACAGAGGCGCACAGTTGTTTGGTCTATTAATGAGTGTTAACGCTCTGACAGTAATAACCCTCACTGTGATAATCAGCAATATTACTAAAAAACTACATGCATTATCTAATGTAATAATAGCAGGAATACTCTATGCTGTTGGCTTTGGAATGATAGGAATAGTAAAATCTTTTCCCCTCTTCGTTGTATCAACAGTGTTATGGACAATTGGAGAAATTCTGATTGTAACAAACTTTGGAACCTATGTAGCAAATAACAGCCCTGCAAATTTCAGAGCAAGATTTAGTGCTGTAGGCAGTTTAAGCTGGGCATTAGGTTCAACTCTTGGAACTTCACTTATGGGCAAATATATAAGCATGATGAGTATTGATATGGTATGGCCATTAACCTTTGTACTTTCATGCATTTCAAGTCTGCTTATGTTTGGATTATATACTTACTCTAAAAGAAAAGATTCTGTAAGCAGCGCTGCAAGTGTTGACAGTAGCATGAGCTAA
- a CDS encoding GNAT family N-acetyltransferase, which yields MEIKIVDNYDMLAECYKIRNDVFSVEQGVPSELDKDEFDIIDSNKSIHILTYEDNLPIGTSRLKYISKDTVQLNRVAVSKNYRGKSVGEKMLIFLENYSKEKGYSYVYVEAQMQAKRFYEKCGYFSLDRNPFLDAGILHIAMKKLL from the coding sequence ATGGAGATTAAAATTGTTGATAATTATGATATGTTAGCAGAATGCTACAAAATAAGAAATGATGTTTTTTCAGTAGAACAAGGGGTTCCATCAGAGCTAGACAAGGATGAATTTGACATAATAGATTCTAACAAAAGTATTCATATTCTTACTTATGAAGATAACTTACCTATTGGAACGAGCAGGTTGAAATACATATCAAAGGATACTGTTCAATTAAATAGAGTAGCTGTAAGTAAAAATTACAGAGGAAAAAGTGTAGGAGAAAAAATGTTGATATTTTTAGAAAACTATTCAAAGGAAAAGGGGTATTCATATGTTTATGTTGAAGCTCAAATGCAGGCAAAAAGATTCTATGAAAAATGTGGATATTTCAGTTTGGATAGAAATCCATTTCTAGATGCTGGAATTTTGCATATAGCTATGAAAAAGTTACTTTAA
- a CDS encoding nitroreductase yields MSIINANAPKRDKLLSNLPIHQEMKEIIYYGTLAPSSHNAQMWKVKVISDNEIMVMIDKDNVLPALDPTNRESFIAIGGFIENIAQAAPKYKLIAKIDILSKNYNDIDAVRIRFEKLSNSENSDKKTYNIENRLSINDAYLNKKLNQKDVDSLISEIEEENGYYFDVNSANGQYIQQNLIAANKKQASDKKKQEELASYMRLSNLEANTNKDGITAEMIGLTGLKKWLYYTFTTKKSITSDSFIKLTVNKVKSQVNNCSGFFIVTSTDNSPEGLINGGRNMERLWLKGIELKVALHPMCQIIEEKPWKEDINRKLNIDRPIQMIMRTGYVKKYGDPVSLRRSIDDIVILDSNYK; encoded by the coding sequence ATGTCTATAATAAACGCAAATGCACCAAAAAGAGATAAGCTTTTAAGTAATCTTCCAATTCATCAGGAGATGAAAGAAATAATCTATTATGGAACACTGGCACCAAGCAGCCACAATGCACAAATGTGGAAGGTTAAAGTAATTTCAGATAATGAAATAATGGTAATGATAGATAAAGATAATGTACTACCAGCATTAGACCCTACTAACAGAGAATCATTTATAGCTATAGGTGGATTTATTGAAAATATTGCTCAAGCAGCGCCTAAATACAAGCTTATTGCAAAGATTGATATACTTTCAAAAAATTACAATGATATAGATGCTGTAAGAATCAGATTTGAAAAATTGAGTAACAGTGAAAATTCAGATAAGAAAACTTATAATATTGAAAATAGATTGAGTATTAATGATGCTTATCTTAATAAAAAACTTAATCAGAAAGACGTTGATTCGCTAATATCAGAAATTGAAGAAGAAAATGGATATTACTTCGATGTAAATAGTGCAAATGGACAGTACATTCAGCAAAATTTAATTGCAGCCAATAAAAAACAAGCAAGTGACAAGAAAAAGCAGGAAGAGCTTGCGAGTTATATGCGTTTATCAAATCTAGAAGCAAATACTAATAAGGATGGCATAACAGCTGAAATGATTGGACTCACAGGATTAAAAAAGTGGCTCTACTATACTTTTACTACAAAGAAATCAATAACTTCAGATAGTTTTATTAAGCTAACTGTTAATAAAGTCAAAAGTCAAGTGAATAATTGTTCAGGATTTTTTATTGTAACAAGTACTGATAATTCTCCAGAAGGTCTGATTAATGGAGGAAGAAATATGGAGAGGTTATGGTTAAAGGGTATAGAGCTTAAGGTTGCATTGCATCCCATGTGCCAGATTATTGAAGAGAAGCCCTGGAAAGAAGATATAAATAGAAAATTAAATATAGATAGGCCAATTCAGATGATTATGAGAACAGGCTATGTAAAAAAATATGGAGATCCAGTGAGCTTAAGAAGGAGCATTGATGACATTGTTATATTAGATTCAAATTATAAATAA
- a CDS encoding MFS transporter — translation MSEIVKLFNKNKWVIYLMAFLISSAIGIIIPLTSTHMSRNHVSDVLIGVISSVYFFTIALGTILINKKLKNRDLKKLISLGLLVSALCTLGFPMVSSAAVWFILMALMGFGVSFHLVGTQTALHRFTDDSIRGVVSGVYTLFFAFGFAFGTIGGPKIYEKDIWLSFIVGASFLLIAALLLYLKIKTKLTISTNSNNNVIKKISLSLQGAFSYGFIENTIASIYPLFLLQHKFTLSQMGYALGMFVIGGIVGTIPITYIGDRIGREKGLIISVLISISAFIGIIVFDELMYKLVFSFISGIGIGAIYPISMALGVQGLDNEEIISAASNFTFFYSFGCAAGPVLSSIAMNRLGNNYLFSISLILLIALLYNLFSKTKYGTDEFVFKCF, via the coding sequence TTGAGTGAAATAGTTAAATTATTTAATAAGAACAAGTGGGTAATCTATTTAATGGCATTTCTTATAAGTAGTGCCATTGGTATTATAATTCCACTTACTTCTACTCACATGTCAAGAAATCATGTTAGTGATGTCTTAATCGGAGTTATTTCTTCAGTATATTTTTTTACTATTGCTTTAGGAACAATATTAATTAATAAAAAGTTGAAAAATAGAGATTTAAAGAAGCTTATTTCATTAGGATTATTAGTCAGTGCCCTGTGTACATTAGGATTTCCAATGGTATCTAGCGCTGCAGTATGGTTTATTCTTATGGCATTAATGGGTTTTGGCGTAAGCTTTCATCTGGTAGGTACTCAAACAGCTCTTCATAGATTCACTGATGACTCTATCAGAGGAGTTGTAAGTGGAGTGTATACGCTTTTTTTTGCTTTTGGATTTGCTTTTGGTACAATTGGGGGACCTAAAATATATGAAAAAGATATATGGTTATCTTTTATAGTAGGTGCCTCATTTTTACTTATAGCAGCACTCCTTCTATATTTAAAAATAAAAACAAAATTAACAATATCAACAAATTCAAATAATAATGTAATTAAAAAAATATCATTATCTTTACAAGGAGCATTTTCATACGGATTTATAGAAAATACTATTGCATCAATATATCCTTTATTTTTATTACAACACAAATTTACACTTTCACAAATGGGATATGCTTTAGGAATGTTTGTAATTGGAGGAATAGTTGGAACCATACCAATCACTTATATCGGGGATAGGATCGGACGAGAAAAGGGTTTGATAATAAGTGTACTGATTTCAATATCAGCATTCATAGGTATAATAGTATTTGATGAATTAATGTATAAATTGGTTTTTTCATTTATTTCAGGAATAGGTATAGGTGCAATATATCCTATTTCCATGGCACTGGGGGTTCAGGGCTTAGATAATGAAGAAATTATATCTGCTGCCTCAAATTTTACTTTTTTTTATAGTTTTGGATGTGCTGCTGGACCAGTATTATCTTCAATTGCTATGAATAGGCTTGGCAATAATTATTTGTTTAGTATAAGCTTGATACTTTTAATAGCGCTTTTGTATAATTTATTTTCAAAAACAAAATACGGTACTGATGAATTCGTATTTAAATGTTTTTAA
- a CDS encoding FMN-binding protein, producing the protein MNINKKIVLILVSLCIVAGIFLGVNYLINLQKYKNAIKAISIGNVNLSKISDGTYSGSYDAYIIAADVSVAVNNHKITDIKLLRHKNERGQRAEVIPQRVLAAQSLAVDTVSGATNSSKVILKSIENALEKGK; encoded by the coding sequence ATGAATATTAATAAAAAAATTGTATTAATTTTAGTAAGCTTGTGTATTGTTGCAGGAATATTTTTAGGAGTAAATTACCTTATCAATTTACAAAAATATAAGAACGCAATTAAAGCAATATCAATAGGCAATGTTAATCTATCTAAAATTTCAGACGGTACTTATTCAGGTTCTTATGATGCATATATAATTGCAGCTGATGTAAGTGTTGCAGTTAATAATCACAAAATAACGGATATTAAATTATTACGTCATAAAAATGAAAGAGGTCAAAGAGCAGAGGTTATTCCACAAAGGGTTTTAGCAGCTCAATCTTTAGCGGTAGATACAGTTTCTGGAGCAACAAACAGTAGTAAGGTTATTTTAAAGTCTATTGAAAATGCTTTAGAAAAAGGAAAATAA
- a CDS encoding superoxide dismutase family protein: MYSNYNEYYYNNIYYDNFTRASVPTYAIAYINGGTKYPNITGTVFFKDVPAGCEVYVNIKNLPPYKAAEGNSPQIGPFGFHIHENSCGNAGTTENPFPQTGQHWNPTNQPHGNHAGDFPVLFSNNNSITKMSFFTSKFKVRDIINRSVVIHESPDDYRTQPSGNSGIKIACGTIK; the protein is encoded by the coding sequence ATGTATAGTAACTACAACGAGTACTACTATAATAATATTTATTATGATAACTTTACAAGAGCTTCAGTACCAACATATGCTATTGCCTATATTAATGGTGGTACCAAATATCCTAACATAACTGGTACAGTATTTTTTAAAGATGTTCCTGCCGGCTGTGAGGTATATGTTAATATAAAGAATTTACCGCCTTACAAAGCAGCAGAAGGCAATAGCCCCCAAATAGGTCCCTTTGGTTTTCATATACATGAAAATAGCTGTGGAAATGCAGGCACAACAGAGAATCCCTTTCCACAAACAGGGCAGCATTGGAATCCCACAAATCAGCCACACGGAAACCATGCTGGAGACTTTCCTGTATTATTTTCCAACAATAATTCTATAACTAAAATGAGTTTTTTTACAAGTAAATTTAAAGTTAGAGATATTATTAATAGATCTGTAGTTATCCATGAAAGTCCAGATGATTACAGAACTCAACCTTCTGGTAATTCTGGCATAAAAATTGCCTGTGGAACTATAAAATAG
- a CDS encoding amino acid permease: MKGFSWNTMIPVIILIVILLAAYNMLKVFVFDKIRAVKWAKWVVLVITILLGALNAYAMNKFGETSWQYYICMGLFVIALFTFFDLLGFGKKRTDSKYNKKDDVVIRPKAKPNRVKDKSKNNQ; this comes from the coding sequence ATGAAAGGTTTTTCTTGGAACACAATGATTCCGGTTATCATATTAATAGTCATATTACTGGCGGCCTACAATATGCTCAAAGTATTTGTATTTGATAAGATAAGAGCAGTAAAATGGGCAAAATGGGTAGTGTTGGTGATTACTATATTGTTAGGAGCACTAAATGCATATGCGATGAATAAATTTGGTGAAACAAGCTGGCAATACTACATTTGTATGGGATTGTTTGTTATAGCATTGTTTACTTTTTTCGATCTTTTGGGGTTTGGAAAAAAAAGAACAGATTCAAAATATAATAAAAAAGATGATGTGGTTATAAGGCCTAAAGCTAAACCTAATAGGGTAAAAGATAAAAGTAAGAACAATCAATAA
- the argS gene encoding arginine--tRNA ligase: MDYKKIIAEKIKKSVELELETIERLIEIPPKSEMGDYAFPCFSLAKTLRKAPNMIAEDIARNIDREGFEKIENLGPYLNFFVDKGVFTKNTIEKILAEKDSYGASQIGKDKNITIDFSSPNIAKPFHVGHLFSTAIGNSLYRILSFEGYKCIGINHLGDWGTQFGKLICAYKRWCNKEQLEKEPIKELLRIYVKFHEEADKDSSLEDEARMYFKKLEDGEKEETELWEKFRELSLKEFQNVYDLLNVKFDSYAGESFYNDKMDAVVEEIDKKGLLVDSNGAKVVMLDEFNMPPCIIKKSDGATIYATRDLAAAEYRKNTYNFYKSIYVVGGEQKLHFKQVFKTLELMGYDWAKNCNHVSFGLVKFADKKLSTRKGEVIFLEDLLNESISKTLEIINEKNPELKDKDEVAKKVGVGAMIFTYLKNGREKDIVFDWKEMLSFDGETGPYIQYTYARAKSILRKLGTAEGEIDYCKLNTSEEFELIKYLESFQKSIFDAIDKLEPSILTRHIIDIAKAFNKFYNLHKIATVEDDKIKNARLKLVEATSQVIKNGLYLLGINTVESM; this comes from the coding sequence ATGGATTATAAGAAAATAATTGCAGAAAAAATTAAAAAAAGTGTAGAACTAGAATTAGAAACTATTGAAAGATTAATAGAAATACCACCCAAATCTGAGATGGGAGACTACGCTTTTCCATGTTTTTCTCTGGCAAAAACTTTGAGAAAAGCACCAAATATGATTGCAGAAGATATTGCAAGAAATATAGATAGGGAAGGCTTTGAAAAGATAGAAAATCTAGGACCATATTTAAATTTCTTTGTTGACAAGGGAGTTTTCACAAAAAATACAATTGAAAAAATATTAGCTGAAAAAGATTCCTATGGTGCTTCCCAAATTGGAAAGGATAAAAATATTACTATAGATTTTTCTTCACCCAATATTGCAAAGCCTTTTCATGTAGGTCATCTTTTTAGCACGGCCATAGGAAATTCATTATATAGAATTTTATCCTTTGAGGGTTATAAATGTATAGGAATAAATCATCTTGGAGATTGGGGAACTCAGTTTGGTAAATTAATCTGTGCCTATAAAAGATGGTGCAATAAAGAGCAACTAGAAAAAGAGCCAATAAAAGAACTCTTAAGAATATATGTTAAGTTCCATGAAGAAGCAGATAAGGATTCAAGTCTTGAGGATGAGGCGAGGATGTATTTTAAGAAATTAGAAGATGGAGAAAAAGAGGAAACTGAGCTTTGGGAAAAATTCAGGGAACTCAGTCTTAAAGAATTCCAGAATGTATATGATTTATTAAATGTAAAATTTGATTCCTATGCAGGGGAAAGTTTTTATAATGATAAAATGGATGCTGTAGTAGAGGAAATAGATAAAAAGGGATTACTTGTAGATAGTAATGGGGCAAAGGTTGTAATGCTGGATGAATTTAATATGCCTCCGTGTATAATTAAAAAGTCAGATGGGGCTACAATTTATGCTACTCGTGATTTAGCCGCAGCAGAATATAGAAAAAATACTTATAATTTTTATAAGAGTATTTATGTAGTTGGAGGGGAACAAAAGCTTCATTTTAAACAAGTGTTTAAGACATTAGAGCTTATGGGTTATGATTGGGCAAAAAATTGTAATCATGTAAGTTTTGGGCTTGTAAAATTTGCCGATAAAAAGCTATCCACTAGAAAAGGTGAGGTAATTTTCTTAGAAGACTTGTTAAATGAATCCATATCAAAAACCTTAGAGATTATAAATGAAAAAAATCCTGAACTTAAGGATAAAGATGAAGTTGCTAAGAAGGTTGGAGTAGGAGCAATGATATTTACCTATCTTAAAAATGGCAGAGAAAAAGATATAGTTTTTGACTGGAAAGAAATGCTCAGTTTTGATGGTGAAACTGGCCCTTATATTCAGTATACTTATGCAAGAGCAAAAAGCATATTGAGAAAACTGGGAACTGCTGAGGGTGAAATAGACTATTGTAAGCTAAATACTTCCGAAGAATTTGAGCTTATAAAGTATTTAGAAAGCTTTCAAAAGTCTATTTTTGATGCCATAGACAAATTGGAGCCTTCAATTTTAACAAGACATATTATAGACATTGCAAAGGCATTTAATAAATTTTACAATCTTCACAAGATAGCAACTGTAGAAGATGATAAAATTAAAAATGCAAGATTAAAGCTTGTAGAAGCAACTTCCCAGGTAATAAAAAATGGTCTGTATTTATTGGGAATAAATACAGTGGAAAGTATGTAG
- a CDS encoding RNA degradosome polyphosphate kinase: protein MDNKYENFINRELSWLEFNKRVLEEAADTTNPLLERLKFLSIVNSNLDEFFMIRVASLIEQVQANFNKVDFAGLSSSEQVKKITEKVHKMVYEQYDIYKNLKSELKNEHIVILKPGDVSDDQREFINVYFHSKIYPVLTPMVVDNSRPFPLILNKSLNIALFIDGKEEEENIFATVQVPSVLGRIVELPKYNDDKCFILLEDIIKMHINDIFIGHNIKAMGCYRITRNADLSIDEEGAEDLLEAIQQSVKNRKWGEAIRIEIEHDMDDRLIELLNEELEASFGEIYDIKGPIDITFLSKLGSIEGYDNLKYPNFNSVPVPEFIVQENIFDAISKNDILVHHPYQTFQCVVDLVKMAARDPKVLAIKQTLYRVSGNSPIVKALMEAAENGKQVTVLVELKARFDEENNIIWARRLEKAGCHVIYGLVGLKTHGKILLIVRNEDDGIKRYVHMGTGNYNDVTANFYTDIGLFTSNPYVGEDASSLFNMLSGYSMINEMNKLYIAPSGLRKKFISLIKREEDNAKCGKKANIIAKINSLVDKQIIEALYDASKAGVKIQLIVRGICCLRPGLKGVSENITVISIVGRFLEHSRIFYFYNDSNEEIYLSSADWMNRNLDRRVEILFPIEDEENKHRIKQFLNVYLSDNVKARILNSDGTYSRVTCNDGDEMINSQEYFSKKAIKQVKKAKKQENQQKFTPVTSFKI from the coding sequence ATGGATAATAAATATGAAAACTTTATTAACAGAGAACTTAGTTGGCTGGAATTTAATAAAAGAGTTCTAGAAGAGGCGGCAGATACAACTAATCCCCTGCTGGAGAGACTTAAATTTTTGTCAATTGTAAACTCAAATTTAGATGAATTTTTTATGATAAGAGTGGCTTCACTAATAGAACAGGTACAGGCAAATTTTAATAAAGTGGATTTTGCGGGACTTAGTTCCAGTGAGCAGGTTAAAAAAATAACTGAAAAGGTTCATAAGATGGTATATGAACAATATGATATATATAAAAATCTTAAGAGTGAACTAAAAAATGAGCATATTGTTATATTAAAACCTGGGGATGTAAGTGATGATCAGAGAGAATTTATAAATGTTTATTTTCACTCAAAGATATATCCAGTTCTTACTCCGATGGTGGTGGATAACAGCAGACCTTTTCCACTTATCCTCAATAAGAGTTTAAATATAGCACTTTTTATTGATGGTAAGGAGGAGGAAGAGAATATTTTTGCCACAGTGCAGGTTCCATCTGTACTTGGAAGAATAGTGGAATTGCCTAAGTACAATGATGATAAATGTTTTATTCTTCTTGAAGACATTATAAAAATGCACATAAATGATATTTTTATAGGCCACAATATAAAAGCCATGGGGTGCTATAGAATTACAAGAAATGCAGACCTCAGTATTGATGAGGAAGGAGCAGAAGATTTGCTAGAAGCTATTCAGCAGTCTGTAAAGAATAGAAAATGGGGAGAAGCTATTCGTATAGAGATAGAGCATGATATGGATGACAGGCTTATTGAACTTTTAAATGAGGAGCTAGAGGCTTCATTCGGGGAAATATACGATATAAAAGGTCCAATTGATATTACATTTTTATCTAAACTAGGTTCTATTGAAGGTTATGATAATTTAAAATATCCTAATTTTAATTCTGTACCTGTACCGGAATTTATTGTACAAGAAAATATATTTGATGCCATATCAAAAAATGACATTTTAGTACATCATCCTTATCAGACCTTTCAATGTGTTGTGGATTTAGTTAAGATGGCAGCTAGAGATCCTAAGGTGTTAGCTATAAAACAGACACTTTATAGAGTAAGCGGAAATTCTCCTATAGTAAAAGCACTAATGGAGGCGGCAGAAAATGGAAAACAAGTAACGGTATTAGTGGAATTAAAAGCCAGATTTGATGAAGAAAACAATATAATATGGGCAAGACGCCTTGAAAAGGCGGGTTGCCATGTTATATATGGCTTGGTGGGACTGAAAACTCATGGGAAAATTCTTTTAATAGTTAGAAATGAAGATGATGGAATCAAAAGATATGTACATATGGGAACAGGTAATTATAATGATGTAACTGCTAATTTTTATACTGATATTGGATTGTTTACCTCTAATCCATATGTAGGTGAGGATGCATCTTCTTTGTTTAATATGCTTTCAGGATATTCTATGATAAATGAAATGAATAAGCTGTATATAGCACCTTCGGGACTCAGAAAAAAATTTATTTCTCTTATAAAGAGAGAAGAGGATAATGCTAAGTGTGGCAAAAAAGCCAATATTATAGCTAAAATTAATTCACTTGTAGATAAACAAATAATAGAAGCTTTATATGATGCGTCAAAGGCTGGAGTTAAAATTCAGCTTATTGTCAGGGGAATATGCTGCCTTAGACCAGGACTTAAGGGTGTAAGTGAAAATATAACTGTAATAAGTATAGTGGGAAGATTTTTAGAACATAGTAGAATTTTTTATTTTTATAATGATTCAAATGAGGAAATATACTTATCTAGTGCAGATTGGATGAATAGAAATTTGGATAGAAGAGTGGAAATACTATTTCCAATAGAGGATGAGGAAAATAAACACAGGATAAAACAGTTTCTGAATGTCTATTTATCTGATAATGTAAAGGCAAGAATTTTAAATAGTGATGGAACTTATTCTAGAGTAACTTGCAATGATGGAGATGAAATGATAAATAGTCAGGAATATTTTTCAAAGAAAGCTATAAAGCAAGTTAAAAAAGCAAAAAAACAAGAAAATCAGCAAAAATTTACCCCTGTAACATCATTTAAAATATAA
- a CDS encoding HD domain-containing protein gives MENIHRETVAALDLGANFFRMIIAEINSDGSINILDDLQKNTSLGRDTFTKRRIGVEAIYETCSILDGFVKLMKDYGVKFYWAVSTSGIREAENREYVLEQIRVRTGILIEVINTSQERFLVFKALRDKIENSNEIYNEGAMILNIGSGGIEVSIYNEGSLKFTEYIKIGSLRLREILGGLESKTLNFSEVMTEFVESRIYTLRNYLESYKVKNFVGLGGSFKFLLKIYAAGEKRYISRESLSDFLNKIKNMTTKRICEKFDINTEEAKLLLPSTIIVETFLNMTLAEGVHVPKISLRHGMLIDMLSKKLDPSKKRMFDHDIISSVWYIGKKYGIDKEHSERVKDLSLAIFDKTKRFHRLGNRERLFLEIAAILHDVGKYVNLNEDGFYCYNIIYYEEILGLSDKNLNVVANVVRYHGEEMPSLSHENYKSLNFTDKIIVSKLAAILKLAEALNISKKNKIDNNIDISIEDRNVYFDLDTYKDCTLEMWSFKNNGEFFEEVMGVKPIIKIKN, from the coding sequence ATGGAAAATATTCATAGAGAAACCGTTGCAGCTTTAGATCTTGGGGCTAATTTTTTCAGAATGATAATAGCTGAAATTAATAGTGATGGTAGTATTAATATATTAGACGATTTGCAAAAAAATACATCTTTAGGAAGAGATACTTTTACCAAGAGAAGAATAGGGGTAGAAGCAATTTATGAGACTTGTTCAATATTGGATGGCTTTGTAAAGCTCATGAAGGACTATGGTGTTAAGTTTTATTGGGCAGTTTCTACCAGCGGTATAAGAGAAGCTGAAAATAGAGAGTATGTATTAGAACAAATAAGAGTGAGAACGGGAATACTAATTGAGGTGATAAACACATCTCAGGAAAGATTTTTAGTATTTAAAGCTTTAAGAGACAAAATAGAAAACTCAAATGAAATATACAATGAAGGTGCAATGATTCTTAATATAGGTTCAGGCGGTATTGAAGTTTCCATATACAATGAGGGAAGTCTTAAATTTACTGAATATATAAAGATAGGTTCTCTTAGGTTAAGAGAAATTTTGGGGGGACTTGAAAGTAAAACTTTAAATTTTTCAGAAGTCATGACTGAATTTGTAGAAAGTAGAATTTACACCTTAAGAAATTATTTAGAAAGCTATAAAGTTAAAAATTTTGTGGGGCTAGGTGGAAGCTTTAAATTTCTTTTGAAAATATATGCTGCCGGGGAAAAAAGATATATTTCAAGGGAGTCTCTTTCAGATTTTTTGAATAAGATAAAAAATATGACAACAAAAAGGATATGTGAAAAATTTGATATAAATACAGAGGAAGCCAAGCTTCTACTGCCTTCTACAATAATTGTGGAAACATTTTTAAATATGACTTTAGCTGAAGGCGTACATGTACCAAAAATTTCTCTACGACATGGAATGTTAATAGATATGCTAAGTAAAAAACTTGATCCCAGCAAAAAAAGAATGTTTGATCATGATATTATAAGCTCTGTCTGGTATATAGGGAAGAAATATGGTATAGATAAAGAACATTCAGAAAGAGTAAAAGATTTATCTCTTGCAATATTTGATAAAACCAAAAGATTTCACAGATTAGGTAATAGGGAAAGACTATTTTTGGAAATAGCAGCCATACTTCATGATGTAGGAAAGTATGTAAACTTAAATGAAGATGGTTTTTATTGCTATAATATTATTTACTATGAAGAAATACTTGGATTGTCTGACAAAAATTTAAATGTTGTAGCAAATGTGGTAAGATATCATGGTGAGGAGATGCCTTCACTTTCTCATGAAAATTATAAATCTTTAAATTTTACTGATAAAATAATTGTATCCAAGCTGGCAGCCATTCTAAAACTTGCAGAGGCTTTGAATATATCAAAGAAAAATAAAATTGATAATAATATAGACATAAGCATAGAAGACAGGAATGTATATTTTGATTTGGATACCTATAAGGATTGTACCCTTGAAATGTGGAGTTTTAAAAATAATGGGGAATTTTTTGAAGAAGTAATGGGAGTAAAGCCCATAATAAAGATCAAAAATTAA